A genome region from Natranaeroarchaeum sulfidigenes includes the following:
- a CDS encoding agmatinase family protein yields MARAEPEEKFRDRDSPGYSGVKTFLGADTAEPEEIDDSVDAAVYGVPYDGAVSNKPGTRYGPEALRAATARRGSYTFESDRKSYNIATDRSAAYDEITFRDCGDAPVVPNDIEATYESVVEFSETVSEQTMPIMIGGDHYLTYPAFVGYANAVEDDVGLIHLDAHTDTWGESDLYGEHYHGSPMARIDETEYGGYENHAMVGIRGHADMEFLDIVDDEGLYVDFARDVHEKGIEACIEGAIEHATDGVDQVYLTMDIDVVDPSFAPGTGTPSPGGITSNDFLRAADLLGECDAIGAVDLVEVLPTEDPAGTTSLVGATALTRFLESYFYEDTQ; encoded by the coding sequence ATGGCCAGAGCTGAGCCAGAAGAGAAGTTCAGAGATCGTGATAGTCCGGGCTACTCCGGTGTCAAAACGTTTCTGGGGGCCGATACCGCCGAACCAGAGGAGATAGACGACAGTGTCGACGCGGCAGTGTACGGTGTCCCCTACGATGGAGCAGTATCGAACAAGCCCGGAACCCGGTACGGCCCGGAGGCGCTCCGCGCGGCAACTGCCCGTCGGGGATCCTACACCTTCGAGTCCGACAGGAAATCCTACAACATCGCGACGGATCGAAGTGCGGCCTACGACGAGATCACGTTTCGTGACTGTGGCGACGCGCCGGTCGTTCCGAACGATATCGAGGCTACCTACGAGTCCGTCGTCGAGTTTTCCGAAACCGTATCCGAACAGACGATGCCGATCATGATCGGCGGCGATCATTATCTCACGTACCCGGCGTTCGTCGGCTACGCCAACGCCGTCGAGGACGATGTCGGCCTGATCCATCTCGATGCACACACGGATACCTGGGGGGAGAGCGACCTCTACGGCGAACACTACCACGGCTCGCCGATGGCCCGGATCGACGAGACGGAGTACGGCGGGTACGAGAACCACGCGATGGTCGGGATCCGGGGCCATGCTGACATGGAGTTCCTCGATATCGTCGACGACGAGGGACTGTACGTGGACTTCGCGAGAGATGTCCACGAGAAGGGGATCGAAGCGTGTATCGAAGGGGCAATCGAGCACGCGACCGACGGTGTCGATCAGGTGTATCTGACGATGGACATCGACGTCGTGGATCCCTCGTTTGCACCCGGCACCGGCACGCCCTCGCCCGGCGGGATCACCAGCAACGATTTCCTCCGGGCTGCGGACCTGCTCGGCGAGTGCGACGCGATCGGTGCCGTCGATCTCGTGGAGGTGCTCCCGACGGAGGATCCGGCCGGAACGACCTCACTGGTGGGTGCGACCGCTCTCACGCGATTCCTGGAATCGTACTTCTACGAGGACACCCAGTAG
- a CDS encoding agmatinase family protein, with protein MATNSGPDAEQQPTDTEDDETTSDSYPTSYGGIHTFLRAPACEPSELTSDVDVGFVGIPFDGGVTREPGARHGPSALRKSSAWQGRRFHSDTEAVSLPTERTANYSDVTLRDCGDAPVVPNDIEATAEKVTEYMESVAAKTMPVMLGGDHYLTYPAFVGYANTVKDDVGLIHLDAHSDTSDDSDLYGKHYHGSPMARIDESEYGSYDNHAMIGIRGHSRPSFLDILEERDLYVDYATDVHDKGIEASVQGAIDHVTENVDHVYLTMDIDVVDPGFAPGTGTPEHGGLTSNQFLRAVDRLGACDAIGAADLVEVAPRLDTGNTTSLLGSNAVSRLLEAKFYEST; from the coding sequence ATGGCAACGAACTCCGGACCGGACGCAGAACAACAGCCCACCGACACGGAAGACGACGAGACAACCTCGGATTCGTATCCGACGAGTTATGGCGGCATACACACGTTCCTCAGAGCGCCAGCGTGTGAGCCATCGGAACTGACTTCGGATGTCGACGTCGGGTTCGTCGGCATTCCGTTCGATGGTGGCGTCACGCGAGAACCCGGCGCTCGTCATGGGCCGTCGGCGCTGCGAAAATCAAGCGCCTGGCAGGGGCGTCGGTTTCACTCGGACACGGAGGCGGTATCGCTCCCCACCGAGCGGACGGCCAACTACAGCGACGTGACGCTCAGAGATTGCGGCGATGCGCCAGTCGTCCCAAACGACATCGAAGCGACCGCCGAGAAGGTGACGGAATACATGGAATCGGTCGCGGCGAAGACGATGCCCGTGATGCTCGGTGGCGATCATTACCTCACGTATCCGGCGTTCGTTGGCTATGCGAACACTGTCAAGGACGATGTTGGTCTGATCCATCTCGATGCTCATTCGGACACGTCTGACGACAGCGATCTCTACGGAAAGCACTATCATGGCTCGCCGATGGCCCGGATCGACGAGTCCGAGTATGGTAGCTACGACAACCACGCCATGATCGGTATCCGTGGCCACTCACGCCCCTCGTTTCTCGATATTCTCGAGGAGCGCGATCTCTACGTTGATTACGCGACCGACGTTCACGACAAAGGGATCGAGGCGAGCGTACAGGGTGCGATCGACCACGTCACCGAGAACGTGGATCACGTCTACCTGACGATGGACATCGATGTCGTCGATCCCGGCTTTGCACCGGGCACTGGCACCCCGGAACACGGCGGATTGACCAGCAACCAGTTCCTGCGCGCTGTCGACCGGCTTGGCGCGTGTGATGCCATCGGTGCTGCCGATCTGGTCGAGGTCGCACCACGACTGGACACCGGCAACACGACCTCACTTCTCGGATCGAACGCGGTGAGCCGGTTGCTCGAAGCGAAGTTCTACGAATCTACGTAA
- a CDS encoding efflux RND transporter permease subunit, with protein MDTTRRRRVRIVLLCALTVTLGSGILFVGGGVEITTFAVESDERAAADQLSESFDTGEQQITQVVITSDQNDTASTAALEETLTLQQAIRDDETINGTLDGPQPTVGVANGVAVASDPRIAFAEEITIADKASALDGRTDEQTAAALSVALRDDEMTPEGQPPVSALLPENYAHGEEPASAQLLIVVHDEDATDDELLDAQQQIESLADDRLERTDSFVFGEALLFERGGQATAESFAVVGPLIVLVVLTMLVVAYRDPLDVLLASVGIGVVLVWLAGILGWLGRPFNQLLIAVPCLLVGLGIDYYLHVVMRYRETRGDDPSFRPAAAMSIALAGVLVAIGTTTVTTAAGFLTGLVSPIEILREFGLVASLGIVSAFVVFGYLIPALRVEIDELLHQRERQSDRAPPTVGSLGIVARPLDQCARLVARAPLAVLVLAFLFTVGGAMGATAVDTSTERSDFFPEERSGWMEQLPAEIRPDAYGLREQATFLEETFPRHTDRTVEVWIEGDVTDDSVTQALQAAETNASAMDTTGTPVDGGGPVESPLGTIEDVAAENETVAELVDEHDTTGDGVPDEDLATVFDAVYEADRDAAAATINRTDGGAYEAVRLSVVVDESADDSAIRSDAVAITDAVETHPELTAVVTGEPILDDVQERAVLETVLLTFLLALAVIGALLTVVFRSRHRSWLLGAITVAPVVAAIAWLIGTMAALSLPYNAETALITAIAVGLGTDYTVHLTERFLAERERAGLRDALEVTLRETGGAVLASAITTAVGFGLLALTLVPSLQRFGIVTAIVVAYAFLASVLVLPSLLVVWDRTRRK; from the coding sequence GTGGACACCACCAGACGGCGAAGAGTACGAATTGTCCTCTTGTGTGCCCTGACGGTCACTCTGGGGAGCGGCATCCTCTTTGTCGGTGGTGGGGTCGAAATCACAACCTTCGCGGTTGAATCCGATGAACGTGCGGCCGCTGACCAGCTGTCTGAATCCTTCGACACCGGGGAGCAACAGATCACACAGGTCGTTATCACCTCCGACCAGAACGACACTGCCTCGACGGCAGCGCTTGAAGAAACACTCACGCTCCAGCAAGCGATCAGGGATGACGAAACAATCAACGGGACGCTCGACGGACCACAACCGACGGTCGGTGTCGCAAACGGTGTCGCGGTCGCGTCCGATCCGCGGATCGCCTTTGCCGAAGAGATTACAATAGCGGACAAAGCAAGTGCACTGGACGGGCGAACCGACGAACAGACGGCGGCAGCGCTCTCGGTTGCCCTTCGTGACGACGAGATGACTCCCGAGGGACAGCCCCCGGTGTCCGCGCTGCTGCCGGAGAACTATGCTCACGGTGAGGAACCGGCATCCGCACAGTTGCTGATCGTCGTCCACGACGAGGACGCCACCGACGACGAGCTACTGGATGCCCAACAGCAGATCGAGTCGCTCGCCGACGATCGGCTGGAGCGGACAGACTCGTTCGTCTTCGGCGAAGCGTTACTCTTCGAGCGCGGTGGACAGGCGACGGCCGAAAGTTTCGCTGTGGTCGGCCCACTGATCGTGCTGGTCGTCCTGACGATGCTGGTTGTCGCATACCGTGATCCACTGGACGTGCTACTGGCATCCGTCGGGATCGGCGTCGTCCTCGTCTGGCTCGCGGGAATACTCGGCTGGCTCGGCCGTCCGTTCAACCAGTTGCTCATCGCTGTGCCGTGTCTACTGGTCGGACTCGGAATCGATTACTACCTCCACGTCGTGATGCGGTACCGCGAAACCCGGGGAGATGATCCATCCTTCCGGCCAGCAGCAGCCATGTCGATCGCACTCGCCGGGGTGCTCGTTGCGATCGGGACGACGACGGTCACGACTGCAGCCGGCTTTCTCACTGGACTCGTGAGCCCGATCGAGATCCTGCGGGAGTTCGGTCTGGTCGCCAGCCTTGGCATCGTGTCGGCGTTTGTCGTCTTCGGCTACCTGATCCCGGCGCTCAGAGTCGAGATCGACGAACTGCTCCACCAGCGAGAACGACAGTCGGATCGGGCTCCGCCAACGGTTGGTTCTCTGGGTATCGTTGCGCGACCGCTGGATCAGTGCGCCCGACTCGTCGCACGCGCACCACTGGCGGTCCTCGTCCTCGCGTTCCTGTTCACGGTCGGTGGGGCAATGGGCGCAACAGCAGTAGATACCTCCACCGAGCGAAGCGACTTCTTCCCCGAGGAACGGTCCGGCTGGATGGAGCAGTTACCGGCGGAGATTCGCCCGGATGCGTACGGTCTCAGAGAGCAAGCGACGTTTCTCGAGGAGACGTTCCCGCGCCACACTGACCGGACCGTCGAGGTATGGATCGAGGGGGACGTGACGGACGACTCCGTCACTCAAGCGCTGCAGGCGGCGGAGACGAACGCGTCGGCGATGGACACCACGGGGACGCCGGTCGACGGCGGGGGCCCGGTCGAGAGCCCGCTCGGGACGATCGAGGACGTGGCGGCAGAGAACGAAACGGTCGCGGAGCTCGTCGACGAGCACGATACGACCGGCGACGGCGTCCCCGATGAGGACCTCGCGACCGTCTTCGACGCGGTCTATGAGGCAGATCGCGATGCCGCGGCGGCGACGATCAACCGGACCGACGGCGGTGCCTACGAGGCGGTTAGACTCTCGGTCGTCGTCGACGAGTCGGCCGATGACTCGGCTATCCGAAGCGATGCGGTGGCGATCACGGACGCGGTCGAGACGCATCCGGAACTGACCGCCGTCGTAACCGGCGAACCGATTCTCGACGATGTCCAGGAGCGGGCGGTGCTCGAAACTGTCTTGCTGACGTTTCTGCTCGCGCTCGCCGTCATCGGAGCGTTGTTGACAGTCGTCTTCCGATCCCGACACCGGTCGTGGCTTCTCGGGGCGATAACGGTCGCACCAGTGGTCGCTGCGATCGCGTGGCTGATAGGGACGATGGCTGCGCTCTCGTTGCCGTACAACGCCGAGACAGCACTGATCACCGCGATCGCAGTCGGACTCGGCACGGACTACACCGTTCACCTGACCGAGCGATTCCTCGCCGAGCGCGAGCGGGCAGGACTGCGCGACGCGCTGGAGGTAACACTCCGCGAGACGGGTGGGGCGGTCCTCGCCAGCGCGATCACGACCGCCGTCGGGTTCGGACTCCTCGCGCTGACCCTGGTGCCATCGCTCCAGCGCTTTGGCATCGTCACTGCAATCGTGGTTGCCTACGCGTTCCTCGCGAGTGTACTGGTGTTACCGAGTCTGCTCGTCGTGTGGGACCGGACCAGAAGAAAGTAG
- a CDS encoding SDR family NAD(P)-dependent oxidoreductase, whose translation MRLNNKTVLITGSGSGIGRASALRCAEEGATVISTDVDGDAAAETAAEIREAGGSADHYEFDVTDADAFRAAVEDTAETYGLDVLVNNAGIGQPPSRIEDVDKSVLDYVIDVNLKGPWNGTHAALPIMREQGHGTIVNMSSLAGQLGFPYQSVYALTKAAVINFTRATAAEAGPDGVRANAICPGFIDTQLADAYFAGRSDPEAAREEMVQDYPLRRLGEAEEIADCVVFLASEESSFVTGHALTADGGYSIS comes from the coding sequence ATGCGACTCAATAACAAGACAGTTCTTATCACGGGATCGGGCTCGGGAATCGGCCGCGCGAGCGCGCTCCGCTGTGCTGAGGAGGGTGCGACGGTGATCTCGACCGATGTGGACGGCGACGCGGCCGCCGAAACCGCCGCCGAGATCCGCGAGGCGGGCGGGAGCGCGGACCACTACGAGTTCGACGTGACAGATGCCGACGCGTTCCGGGCCGCAGTCGAGGACACTGCCGAGACGTACGGGCTTGACGTCCTGGTCAACAACGCGGGGATCGGCCAGCCACCGAGCAGAATCGAGGACGTCGACAAGTCCGTGCTGGACTACGTGATCGACGTCAATCTCAAGGGACCGTGGAACGGCACACACGCTGCCCTGCCGATCATGCGAGAACAGGGACACGGCACAATCGTCAACATGTCCTCGCTGGCCGGGCAACTCGGCTTTCCGTACCAGTCGGTGTATGCGCTGACCAAGGCAGCAGTCATCAACTTCACCCGGGCTACTGCCGCCGAAGCCGGACCCGACGGCGTCCGGGCGAACGCGATCTGTCCGGGCTTTATCGACACGCAGCTCGCTGATGCGTACTTTGCCGGTCGAAGCGACCCCGAGGCTGCTCGTGAGGAGATGGTACAGGACTACCCGCTCCGGCGGCTGGGCGAGGCCGAGGAGATCGCCGACTGCGTTGTCTTTCTCGCTAGCGAAGAATCATCCTTTGTCACCGGCCACGCGTTGACGGCCGACGGCGGGTACTCGATCTCGTGA